TAAAGACCTTTGAGGTAAGCCTTGAAACAAGCTTAAAGCTTGCCAAGAAAGTCCCGAAAGATATAGTCCTGGTATCAGAGTCAGGCATAAAAAGCTCCTCTGACCTTAAAAAGCTAAAAGAAGCAGGCATTTCAGCGGCCCTTATTGGCGAAAGCCTTATGCGCTCACAAGATAAAGCCATGGCCTTAAAAGAAATGCTTAAATTCTAAGAATTAGCCTTGTCAGCCACCAGATAAGCACCAGGAGTAAAATTACTTTCCAGAATCCTTTCCTCTGCAAGAAAAAAAGTGCTTTATCAGGTAAAAAGGCAAGCATAAACACCAGGCCCACAAACAAGAAAATAAGTGGGTTGGTGGAAAAAGCATCGCAAAAATTCCCTTGAAGAAAGCTTTTCGCAGCATGAGTCATGCCGCATCCTGGGCAAGGGAGCCCTGTTAGCAGTTTAAAAGGGCAGCGCCAGGGAAGCGAAAGGGAAGAAATGCTTATTATTCCCTTTGCGTTTAAAAAAAACAGGGCAAGCCCTGCTAGGATTAGGGCCTGCCAGAGTCTTCTTTCGGTAATCACCTGCTTTTTTGTTTTAAGTCCTCGATGATGAGGTTTAGTTCTTTTTGCTGTAAGGCGTCTGTTATTATGCCAAGCGAAAGAAGCGTGACTATAAGCGAAATAGCAGGGAGACTTTCACTTGGGGGCAATCCGTATTTGTGCTGGATGCGCACGATAGCCCGGCCCATTAGGTATTCATGATAAAGGTGATAAAGACCACAGGTCAGCAAGGTGAAAACAAACCATTTCCAAAAGCTAAATTCTTCCCTGCCAAGGAGTAAGTTTACCATACGTATCTGTTGATACTGCCACACCAGCCCCCATAAGCCACAGGTAATTAAAGTCAGGATAACTTCCTTGGCTATGCTCCTGGGTTCAAGGTCTTCGTGAGGGGGAAGCCGCAAAGTTGGCCCTTCGGTTGCCATATTTTTTCCTCCTGTGAATTATTCTCTTTTTTCTATCGAATTTAAGGCTCAATAGCTAAAGTTAACTTTTTGTGAAGGGCCTCTCCTTTTCTGAATTCAATGGGCCAGAAGGGCATTACGGCTATCCCTTGGGTGGTAAGGTCAAACCCTGCTTCTGATTGGCTGACAGTTTTTACCGGGAAAATAAAAAAACGCGCTGTTTCCGGGAGGGTAAGCTTTAATTTTTCTCCGAAAGGAGCCAAAAAGGTGAGCTCCTGACCAAAGACTTCCTGGGGCTCAGAAACAGGAATACTTTGGCCATCTAAGCTAACCTCACCTGCTCCTTTAGCAAGAAGGGGAGGATAAAAATTGAATTCCACTCCGAAAAAGCACCTGGTGGTTTCTTCGGCGCGGTATTCAAGTTCGTAAGAAATTTCAAGGCCAAGACCTTCTTGATTCACCTTGATGTGTTTGCGCAAAAGTAGCGGCCTTCTTGTTGAACCTGGGGGATAAAGCCCTCCGTCTCTAAAGAAAATGAGTTCAGCTCCTTTGCGGTGCCAGTTAAAGGGCTGGTTGGCAAAATCTCCCCATTCTCCAAAGTCGCACCTCACAAAATCGTACAGCGTGCGGTTGGGATCAAAGAAGTGTTCTATCAAAGAATGGCGTTCATACCAATCATAAACAAGGGCGTTTAAAACTTCCTGAGATGGTCTTTTGGTAAGGGTGTGGATGCTTGAAACGCCTTCTTCTTTTTCTTCTGGGCATTCTTGCGGATGTCTTATGGCTTCATGGTAAGCCTCAAAGCGTCTGGTGAGGACGTTTTGGTAATTGTGGGTGCTCTTTAAGCTAGACCATTCGAGAATTTGCCCTCCATAAGATGGTTTAAAAACCAATACCGCTTCAGAAGAAGCATAGCAGACCTCTGTGGCACCATCGTAATCAATATCAAGCTCACTAAAAGAAGGCTTGCTATTTGCCCGCAACTTGGCTTCCGCAGCAAGGAGTTTTTCCCAAACTGCCTGGCGAAGATGCGGAAGATAAAGCCCGCCGAAAATTCCATGCCAATAGGCATCGTTACACTGGGCAGACAAAAGCTCAACGCGGGCTTCAGGGTCAAAATTTTTGCGCGAAAGTTCGCTCACCTGAAGCATTCTTTTATGAAGGTAGTTTGATTCAGGGTACTTGACGAAAAAGTTGCGCCAGTGACCTCCCCGGATAAAGGCTGCGAAGCGAGTCTTTTCAGGCTTAAGGCGTTTATTTAGCTCTTCAAGCTCAAGAATCCGTTTGGCAGGAAGGGCCCATTGTTCCATCTCAGCGTAAGAGGCCGTTGGGAGGTAAGCAAGCCCGTTAGCAGGGAGTTTTTCAAGGGCTTCGGCAAAGGTCATGATTTCGATTTTTCCTTCTTCCTGCCAGCGAGTTATGGTTTGCAGAAACGACTCCAGCCAGCCTTCTTCGTACACCCATTTTTTGGTGCCAGGCCAGACACCGAATTTTTCCCCGTCGTCAAAATAAATGGCAAGGCGTCCGCCACGAAAGGCCACGTCGTTAAGATAGCGCCCTAGGCGCTCTACAGGCCAGAAAGGAATGGCATAGCGCAAGGTCTCGTCAATGGGAAACACCGCAAGTCTCTGGCCTTCGGCTTCGGTATAGAAATAGCCGTAGAGATTTTCTTTCTCAAAGCCCGAGACCAAAAAATGCCTATCATCCACTACCACGTATTTGATACCAAGCTTGGCAAGATCCTCTACCAGGGCCTGTTCCCACACACGCTCGGTAAGCCAGAGCCCAACCGGGGAGACTCCGAATTGCTTTTTGAGATAATCCTTATGCCTTAGAATTTGTTCTTTGCGGTCTTCACGGGGAATTACAGCAAGGATAGGCTCAAAAAAACCGCCTGCCACAGGTTCTATTTGTTGGCGGGCGATAAGTTTTCCTAAAAGTTCAAATATGGCAGGGTATTTTTCCTCCCACCACTTGAGCAAAATACCGCTTACGTGAAGGCTGAAACGAAAATGCGGATATCGTTCGATGATTTTAAGAAAGGGGAAATAGCTTTCGTCAGTGAGGCGTTTCACAACTTCGTCAAAATTTCCAAGGGGCTGATGGTTGTGTACCCCAAACACAAAAGGGAGTTTCATATGGCCCTCCTAGGTTCGCGGAATTTCTAACATGCGCGCCACGGCACGGTAGGCTTTTACCCGCAAGTCTTCCGGCACCTTCACCACAGGAGACAACGTTTCAAGGGATTTCTTGAGGTCTTCAAGAGAGATTATCTTCATGGCCTTGCAGAGCATCTTTTCAGAGGCAGGGTAGAAGTTTTTATCAGGGTTTTGTTTTTTTAGCGGATAAAGAAGACCCACTTCTGTGCCAATGATAAATTCTTTAGCATCAGACTCTTTGGCATAGCGAAGCATGCCACTTGTAGAGCGCACGGCGTCAGCCAAATCAATAACTTCTGGACGGCATTCTGGATGCGCCATAAAAACCGCGTTAGGGTGCGCTTTGCGCGCAGCAGTTACGTCTTCTACCGTAAGTACATCATGAAACGGGCAAAAGCCTTCGAAATAGTGGATCTTTTTTTCTTTGAAAAAACGCTGGGTGTAACGCGCAAGATTCATGTCGGGCAGAAAGATTATCTCGTCGGCATCAAGGGCGCGCACCACGTTCACCGCATTGGCGGAGGTGCAGCAAATATCAGAAAGCGCCTTGATTTCCACATAAGAATTGACATAAGTGACCACCGGTGCTTTGGGATACTTTGCTTTTAAGTTTTCAACGTCTTCAGGGCCAATCATGTCTGCCATCTCGCAGCCTGCTTCCATGCGCGGAAAGACAATCAGCTTGTCAGGGCAAACGATAGCAGCTGTTTCTGCCATAAAACGCACGCCGCAAAAAACCACAACTTCCGCATCTGTTTGGGCGGCTTTTAAAGAAAGCTCTAGCGAGTCTCCGGTAAGATCGGCTACGTCCTGGATCTCAGGGGGTTGATAATTGTGTGCCAGGATAATGGCCTTGCGCTCTTTAGCTAATTCTCGGATTTCTTTCTGCAGTTCATTCATAACCTACCTCTCCTGTATAATTTCAGCGCCTTTTGGAGGTTCAAAGTTAAAGAGGGCTTTTGCAAGATGGATATTTCGTTTGGTTTTAAGAAATTTGATGCGGGTTAAATTCCCAAGCTGATCCCAAAAGGAAAACCCCAAAAGAGCGCCGTTTTTTTTATCTATCAAAAGTTTTATTTTTTGGATTTGAGCCTCTTCCTTGGGGAAAAGTATCAGGGCTACTTTGCCTTCAGGGAGTTCTTCCACCGGGCCAAGCCTGAAGTCTTCAAAGATGTTTCCTTTCCCTGAGACAAAACTTAGCATGAGCTTTGATGAGAGGGACTTTTCCTTGGGAAAAATCATGACCTGGTTGTCTTTTTTGCTATAGACGTAAATGTTTTTCTTGTCTGCCACAATAAGAAGTTCTTCTGGCCAGGTATATTCCCAGCGCATAAGGCCAGGCTTTTCAAAATAAACGCGCCCCTTGGAAAACCGGATTTGGTTGGCACGCAGAAAATGGACTTCCTGTTCAAAGTCTGCCGTGAAGTTTTTCGTTTGTTCGTAATAGTTCTGAAGACGAGTGGCTACGTCTTTGGCAGAGATTTCTGCCAAAGCTATTTTACTTATCAGGACGCAGCAACACAGGACGAGGACGCACACCATCTGACGGACCAACGATACCCTCCTTTTCCATGCGTTCAATCATGCGGGCGGCACGGTTATATCCAACCCGCAAACGTCTTTGTAACATTGAGATAGAAGCCTGCCCGGTTTGCACCACGATCTGGACTGCCTGCTCATAGAGTTCGTCAACTTCATCGTCAAGCTCTGAGACGGCTTCTTCTCCGCCTGCCACAAGCTCAAGGGCATAATCAGGCTCACCCTGAGCCTTTAAGTATTCTACCACCTTTTTGACTTCTTTTTCACTGATAAAGGCGCCGTGGATACGTTTTAATTTTGAGGTCCCGGGAGGCAAAAAGAGCATGTCTCCCGCGCCAAGTAAGCGCTCTGCCCCGCCTGTGTCTAGAATGGTCCGTGAGTCTGTACGCGATGAGACCTGAAAAGAAATGCGCGCAGGGAAGTTAGCCTTGATAATGCCGGTAAGCACGTCAACTGAGGGCCTTTGGGTGGCAAGCAAAAGATGTATTCCTGAGGCCCTGGCCATTTGAGCGAGTCTGGTAAGGGACATCTCTACTTCTTTGGAAGAGACCACCATAAGGTCAGCGAGTTCGTCTACCACTATGACGATGTAGGGGAGCTTTTCTTCGGCTTCAGCATTGTAAGATTCAAGGTTACGGGCACGGGCTTCTTCCAGAAGCTGATAGCGCCTTTCCATTTCTGATACCGCCCATTTGAGGGCAAGGGTGGCGGTTTTGGGCTCAAGAAGTACTGGATGAAGAAGATGGGGAATGCCATCATAGACCGAAAGCTCAATGCGTTTGGGATCAATAAGCAAAAGGCGCACTTCCTCAGGGGTGGCCTTGAAAAGAAGGCTCATAAGCATAGCATGCAGACAAACACTTTTTCCCGTGCCAGTAGCCCCAGCAATTAGAAGATGTGGCATCTTGGCAAGGTCTGTAACCACTGGCCGGCCTGAGATGTCTTTGCCAAGGGCAAGGGTTAATTTTGATTTGGCCTTGCGATAAGCCTCACTTACAAGAATCTCTTTCAGGTAAACAATCTCACGCTCTTTATTGGCAACTTCTATCCCAACAGCAGATTTGCCAGGGATTGGAGCCACTATGCGCACACTTGCAGCTTTAAGCCCAAGGGCAAGGTCATCTGCCAAAGAAGCGATTTTGTTTATCTTTATGCCTGGGGCAGGTTCGTATTCGTAAACGGTAATTACTGGGCCAGGGCAGATTTCAGTAACCTTTCCCCGCACGCCAAAATCTTCGAGTTTTCGCTCAAGGAGCTTGGCGCGGGCAAGAAGTTCTTCTTTGTTTTCGCGTTCAAACCTTGGCGGAGGATCGTCTAAAAGACTAAGCGGTGGCTTTTTATAAGTCTTTGATTTGGATGGCACAGGGAGTTTTTCCAGGGTTTCATCTTGGCTTTCTTTGTCATCAGGAAGATAGAGTTCTTCTTCTGGTTCAGGGTATATCTCCTGAGTAACAGGGATGTTAGGCTCAAACGCTGGCTCAAGGCCTTCGGCAGGAGGAACATGTTCATGAGAAGTTTTGCGGAATTTTTGCCACCAGTAAGCCGGAAGGCTTCCCAAATAGCGAAAAAAGGCCCCGCATCTTTCTAAAAGTTCTTTAGGGGAAAAACCCGAGATAAGACAAAGTGCGGTGAGCTGAAACAAGACTATCAGTAAAAAGAGCCCTGGTTTGCCCAATAAAAAGAGAAGTTGTTTGCCAAGGCCTGCTAAAAATCCGCCGTTTAAAGGGTAGGGCCCTATGGAACCTGAAAGCCCTGCTAAGGGGTCTAGAAAAGAAGTCGAGGTAACAAAAAGCCCTGCGGCCAGAGGCAGTTGCCAGCCGGGACTTTTCCCGGTGAAAAGCCAGATGCCCGCAAGAATTAAGAAAATGGGGACAAACCAGGCTCCAAAGCCAGCAAAGTCAAACAAAAAAGCTGAAAGATAGGCCCCTATAATGCCGGTGAAGTTGTGAAGTGAAGTGGCACCTACCCTTCCAAAACCCGGGTCATCAGGATGGTAACCCAGGAGAGCCAGAAAAACAAAAACCCCAAGGGCCATCAAAATAAGACCAGCTATTTCATTGCGAAATTTAGCAAACATTTCAGTTTTTAAGGTAAGCAAGCCCCTCGGCTATGAGCTTTGGCCAACCAAGTTCGCGTAAAATATTGATTACGTCCTGGTCAGTCAAGGAAGAGAAACGGGCCAGGAGAAGAAGGGCCGGATCTTCTTTCAGGAAGATAGCAATAAAGCCCTTTTTTTCTTTAGGGGCAAAGCTTACCAGGGCCGGATAACCGTCTATCTTGCGGTAGCGCAATACAAATTCCGGCGTTTCCACCTCAAGGCGGCCTTTAAGAGATCTGGCAAGTTTTGCTCCCTGAGAGCCTCCGGCAAAAAGGACTTCCAGACGGGCACCATCAGGCCTATCATAAAAACGTTTAACGTAAAAGGCCTTGCCGGGTTCGCTTGTAAATTTCAAAAAATCAGGGGCAGAGGATTGCCAGCCTTTTAGCTCAGGCAGGGGAAGGAATTGGTTTTCTTCTGCCTGTGAAAAACCCGCTAAAAGCAAAAAGATGACAACCAAGGGGATGAGTCTCATAAGCGCAGCCCTCATGTTTTTGAAAAAGATAACATAAATTGAACTCTTTTGGAAAAACTTATCCATGCCTTTGTAGTAAAATTTCCCAGGATCCGTTCCTATTTTGTTTCGAAAAATGGGAACGGATCTCTTGTTTTGGTATGTTATTCTTCTGCTTTGATTTTTGGGGCTCCTTCTGGGAGTTCGAAAGGAGGATAAACGTAAAGCCACATGGATGCCCTTAAAAACATGGGATAAGTCGAGTTCCCAATGCGATGATTTCCAAAAGGGATCTTGGCACTTATAAGCCACCAGCCCTCTTGAGGGAAAGTAAGGCTAAAGTCTCCGTTTTCGTCAGTGTAAAGGGAATAATACATGCGCGCGTCATCGCGTTTACCAAGCCTGTCCTGGGGGAGTTCTTTCCCTGTTAAAAACACTCCGTTAAAACGAACTACTTGAATCAGGGTCTGCGAGAGGGGTTTTCCGTCAAGCAAAAGCCTGCCACGGAAAAGCCCGGCTTTTGTGATCCCATAAGGCCGGTTGTAGGGGATAATTTCTGCTTTTAGCCCTAAATTTTTTTGCCAGCTTCCTTCTCTTTCCACATGAAAGGGCACTTTTACGATTTCTTCCCACACTTCGTAAGTACCCGGAATGAGCGTTGGGTCCGAGTGTAAGACGAGATAGTAGTCTCCGATTTTAGTGGGTAAATAACGGGCCTTCCAGGCATAACGTTTTTTTCCGGTGGCGTGATCTTTTATTTTGGTTCGCCAAAAGGATATGGGTTCGAATTTGCCGGAAGGGGTGAAGATTTTGGCTTTGGGAGCCTTGACATCATAGACAATGCCCTGAAAAGGCTCTGCCCTGAACACCAACCATACCTTTTCCTGGCCTTTATTCCCGTAGTCAAGGCCGTCTTCACCTACCACCGTGAGAAAAAAGGGGTAAGCTGGCTTTGTCCACCAGAAAAACAAAATAAAAATTAAAAAAAACTTCTTCATGGCTTTGTCCTCAAATAAATTAAACGGAAAACTTACAAATTTTCTTAACTATCAGGTCGTGTAGCGCCGGCCTAAACCCTTTTATGCGCTTGTTTTCTCTTGAGGGATGGACTCTGTTGCTAAGAAGTAAGATGACAAGTTCTTTTTGGGTGTCAATCCAAAAAGATGTTCCCGTAAAGCCAAGGTGCCCTAAAGACGCACGAGAAATGAGACCCCCTGCGCTTGAAGATTCCTTGCTTGGGCGGTCAAATCCCAACGCCCGGCCACCTGCTTTGCTTTGCCAGTCCCAAAAAGTTTGTACCAGGTCTCGGTTAAGAAAGGCTTTAGCTTCTCCTTCATAGGCCTTAAGCAGGATAACCAGGAGCTTGAGCACTTCTTCTGCACTGCCAAAAAGCCCGGCATGGCCTGCTACGCCCCCAAGGGCCCAGGCGTTTTCGTCGTGAACTTCGCCTTTTATCAATTTGCCACGCCAGGGGCAAAATTCTGTGGCCGCGCATTTTTCTTTAGGAATACCCGCGCGTACGGGACTAAAAAGTATTTTTAAAGGATTAAGCCCAAGGAGATTTATAGTTTCCCTGAAAAAGCAATCCAATTCTTTTTGCGCAATTTTTTCTATTAGGTGCCCCAGGATGATAAATCCCAGGTCGCTGTAGACTTGTTTCCTCCCAAGAGGATAGGCAAGGGGCTCTTTAAGGATCCAGGTGCAGATGATTTCTTTTCTTTTTTCAAGAGGATAGGTAAGAAGCCTTACGAAATAGGGCCGATGGTCCGGAAATCCGGCTTGATGGGCCAGGAGATCAGCGATAGTTGCTTTTTCGAACCAAAAAGGCGCGTTAAAAAAGCGTCCAAGTTCATCATCCAGAGAGATTTTTCCTTCGCTTAAAAGGCGCATGAGGCAAAGGGTCGTGGCAAGCGGTTTGGTCAAAGAGGCCAGGTCATAAAAAACGTAAGGACTATTTTTTTGGGGAGCAGGATAGAACTCCTGCCAACCAAAGGCCTCTAGATAGCTTTTTCCCCTGTGCCAGATGGCAAGGCAGGCGCCGGGAAAAACCTTTTCTTTTACACCCCGGCGCATCATGTCTCTAACTTCTTCGGGAAGAGGCCTATGTTTCAAGCTCCTGGCGCCTTTTGACTTCGATTTCGGCGAGCAGTTTTTGGAGATCTTCAGGGGTGAAGACGTATTTTTCTCGACAAAAATCACAAGTGATTTCTGATGGTTCGCCTTTTTCAAGGAGTTTTTTAATTTCTTCTGGACCGAGAGCAATGAGGGCCCTTTCGGCTCTTTCTCTTGAGCAGCGACAATGATAGGCAAGGGGCCGTTTTTCAAGGACTTTTACGTTTTCTTTGCCAAATATGCGTTCAAGGATGGTCTCAGGGGTAAAGCCCTCTTGCAAAAGGCTGGTTACAGGTGGAAGTTTCTTGAGCACTTCTTCTATCCTGGCAATTTGTTCGTCTGTGGCTGCAGGAAGGGTTTGGATCAAAAAACCCCCTGCTACTTTTACCGTGTTGTCCGGCTCTACGAATACCCCGAGCCCTACTGCAGAGGGGATTTGTTCTGAGACCGTAAGATAGTAGCTTACGTCTTCGGCAATTTCACCGGAAATAAGTTTGGTAGAACCCTGGTAGGGTTCTTTTAGCCCCAGGTCTTTGGTGACCGAGATGAAACCATCGCGACCAACGGCCTGGCCTACCAGGAGTTTTCCTTTTTGTGGGGTGAGGTGAATATGGGGCTTTTGCACCAGGCCGCGAACGTTTCCTTCGGCATCAGCCTCAGCAATGATTTCCCCAAGTGGGCCACCGCCATTTATCTGGATCATGACCCGGCCGGTTTTAAGGTCAAGGCCTAGAAGGGCCGCGGCAGTGAGCGCCCTTCCCAAGGCGGCGGTAGCAGTGGGCAGGGTGTTATGGCGTTTTCTCGCTTCTTCAACGATGTCTTTGGTATCTGCGGCAAAAATACGAAAGGCGCCGTCTTTCGTGATACCCCGTATGGCATAACTCATGTTTAGTCTTCCTCCTCAAGAAGGCCCATTTCTTCTAATTCTTTTACCGCTTCGTCTAGCAATTCGTGGATTTGGTCGGTGATTTCTCTTGATCTTTCGGTGGCTGCTGACACGGTATCCATGATAACTCCCTTAAAGGCTCCCTTTTCCATGGCCTTAAGCCCGGAGATGGTTGTGCCACCAGGGCTTGCGACCATGCTTTTTATTTCGTAAGGGTTTTTTCCGGCTTCTTTCATAAGCTTTACCGTGCCAAGAATTGTTTCTAAGACCAGGGTCTGGGCCACCTCCCGCGGAAGCCCCTCATGCACCCCGGCATCGATTAGTCCTTCTATAAAGGCAGCCACAAAAGCCGGACCACTTCCAGAAAGCCCTGTTACCGCATCAAAAGCCATTTCTGGAAGATAGATAGCTATTCCAAAGGTTTTTAAAAATTCTTCGGCAAGGGCTAAGTCTTCATCGGTGACAAAATGTCCATCGGTGTAAACGGATACTGCTGCTTGCACAAGGGCAGGGGTGTTGGGCATAACCCTAATGACACGGGTGCCTTCTGGTAAATAGGCTTCGATAAGATCAAGGGGGATCCCTGCGGCAATGGAAAGAATGAGGTTTTTTCGGATGTTAATACAACGTGAAATTTCCCTTAGGACAAACTCCATGATGTCTGGTTTGACTGCAAGCACCACCAGGTCACTCTTTTTTACCAGGGCACAATTGTCAGCAAGTATTTTTATGCCAGGGAAGCTCTTCTCAAGGTATTCTCTGCGAGAAGGATTGGGTTCAGAGACAATGATCTTTTTAGGGCTACTCGCCTTTGAGGCCAAAACACCCTTGATAATTGCTTCTGCCATTTTGCCGCCACCTATAAAGCCGATGTTTAAATCTTTTAAGGCCATGTTCTCCTCCTCGTGTTCTTTTTTTGCAAATCATACTTTAAGATAAACAAATTTCAGGAACTATTTTTACCATAAGTCTTTTTAGGAGGATTTTTTATGGCGAAAAAACCCTGGGGCGGAAGATTTGCCGAAGCAACCGACAAACTCGTGGAAAAATTTACAGCCTCGGTGCATTTTGACCAAAAACTTGCCCTCTATGACATCAAGGGAAGCATAGCCCACGCACGCATGCTTGGCGCAAGGGGGATAATACCCAAAGAAGACGCCGAAAAAATAATAGCCGGTCTGGCTGAGCTGGAAAAAGAGATTCAAGAAGGAAAGTTTACCTGGCGTGAGGACCTTGAGGATGTACACATGAATATCGAAGCCGCACTTTTTGAAAAAATAGGCCCTCTTGCAGGAAAACTTCATACCGCCCGCAGTCGAAACGACCAGGTAGCAACTGACGTAAGGCTTTATCTCCGCGATGTTATCGATGAGGCCCTTGCCGCGCTCAAAGAGCTGAGACTTGTCCTGGTTCTCAAGGCCAAGGAAAACCTTGAGGTCATCATGCCCGGCTTTACACACCTCCAACATGCCCAGCCAGTGCTTTTTGCACATCATCTTATGGCGTACTACGAGATGTTCACACGCGACACTAAAAGACTTTCTTTCGTAAGAGAAGAAACAAACGTCTGCCCGCTTGGCAGTGCGGCCCTTGCGGGAACGCCTTTTCCTGTTGACAGGGAGATGGTGGCACGGGAGCTTGGCTTTGCTGGAATTTCCCGAAACAGCATGGATGCCGTTTCAGATAGAGACTTTATCATTTCTTTCCTTGGGGCGGCTTCTCTTGTGTTTGTGCATCTTTCAAGACTTTGCGAAGAACTTATTCTTTGGATGAGCCAGGAATTTTCTTTTATTGACCTGCCAGATAAGCTTTGCACAGGAAGCTCTATCATGCCCCAGAAGAAAAACCCCGACGTAGCAGAACTTATACGCGGAAAAACAGGCCGCGTATTTGGAAATCTTTTTTCATTGCTCACGGTCTTAAAGGGGCTCCCCATGACTTACAACCGGGATCTCCAGGAAGACAAAGAGCCCCTTTTTGATACCGCGGAAACACTCCTTGCCTCTTTAAGGCTTGCTAGCTCCCTGGTCTCAGGGCTAAAGGTGAACGCGCCCAAGATGCGCAAGGCCTGTGAGGAAGGCCATCTTACCGCTACGGATCTTGCGGATTATTTAGCCACTAAAGGGGTGCCGTTTAGAGAAGCCCATCATATTGTAGGCAAGCTGGTGGCATACTGCGAAGATAAGGGGCTTAAGCTTTGGGAGCTTCCCCTTGAAAAAATGAAAGAGTTTTCAGAAGTGATAGAAAAAGACGTTTATGATTGGCTTACCCTTGAAGGATCAGTAGCCCGTCGTAAAGTGCCAGGGGGGACTGCGCCTGAAATGGTGCGCAAGGCTATTGAAGAAGCTGAAAAAGA
Above is a genomic segment from Thermodesulfatator atlanticus DSM 21156 containing:
- the proC gene encoding pyrroline-5-carboxylate reductase; translated protein: MALKDLNIGFIGGGKMAEAIIKGVLASKASSPKKIIVSEPNPSRREYLEKSFPGIKILADNCALVKKSDLVVLAVKPDIMEFVLREISRCINIRKNLILSIAAGIPLDLIEAYLPEGTRVIRVMPNTPALVQAAVSVYTDGHFVTDEDLALAEEFLKTFGIAIYLPEMAFDAVTGLSGSGPAFVAAFIEGLIDAGVHEGLPREVAQTLVLETILGTVKLMKEAGKNPYEIKSMVASPGGTTISGLKAMEKGAFKGVIMDTVSAATERSREITDQIHELLDEAVKELEEMGLLEEED
- the argH gene encoding argininosuccinate lyase, which codes for MAKKPWGGRFAEATDKLVEKFTASVHFDQKLALYDIKGSIAHARMLGARGIIPKEDAEKIIAGLAELEKEIQEGKFTWREDLEDVHMNIEAALFEKIGPLAGKLHTARSRNDQVATDVRLYLRDVIDEALAALKELRLVLVLKAKENLEVIMPGFTHLQHAQPVLFAHHLMAYYEMFTRDTKRLSFVREETNVCPLGSAALAGTPFPVDREMVARELGFAGISRNSMDAVSDRDFIISFLGAASLVFVHLSRLCEELILWMSQEFSFIDLPDKLCTGSSIMPQKKNPDVAELIRGKTGRVFGNLFSLLTVLKGLPMTYNRDLQEDKEPLFDTAETLLASLRLASSLVSGLKVNAPKMRKACEEGHLTATDLADYLATKGVPFREAHHIVGKLVAYCEDKGLKLWELPLEKMKEFSEVIEKDVYDWLTLEGSVARRKVPGGTAPEMVRKAIEEAEKELMQEEK
- the hslO gene encoding Hsp33 family molecular chaperone HslO; this translates as MSYAIRGITKDGAFRIFAADTKDIVEEARKRHNTLPTATAALGRALTAAALLGLDLKTGRVMIQINGGGPLGEIIAEADAEGNVRGLVQKPHIHLTPQKGKLLVGQAVGRDGFISVTKDLGLKEPYQGSTKLISGEIAEDVSYYLTVSEQIPSAVGLGVFVEPDNTVKVAGGFLIQTLPAATDEQIARIEEVLKKLPPVTSLLQEGFTPETILERIFGKENVKVLEKRPLAYHCRCSRERAERALIALGPEEIKKLLEKGEPSEITCDFCREKYVFTPEDLQKLLAEIEVKRRQELET